In the Stakelama saccharophila genome, GCAGGTGATCCAGCTATATTATGTCGAGGAACTGAACCTGGAGGAAATCGGCCAGGTGCTGGGCGTCGGCGCGGCGCGCATCTGCCAGATCAAGAAGCAGGCGCATGACCGCCTGAAAAAAGGCCTGCACCGCCGCCTGGGATGAACACTTGCGACTTGCGCGGCCGCGGCGGTCGGCACACATTCCCGATCATGGCCCGACCCGCCGCCTTCCCGCCGCTGACGGCACCGCTGAAGCGTGCGCTGGTCGGGCAGGTCCGGGCGCTGTTCCACGATCAGGCGCGCGGCGAAAAGCCGGTGCAGCGCAAGGCCGACGGCCTGTTCGGGCCGGATTCGGCCGCCTGGCGCGTCCACGGCGACGTGACCTCGATGATGGTCGGCGGCGTCGCGGCGCTGCTGTTGCAGATGCTGCATCCCGGCGCGCTGGCGGGGGTGTGGGATTTCAGCGATTTCCGTCAGGACATGCTCGGTCGGCTGCGCCGCACCGCGCGCTTCATCGCGCTGACGACCTATGGCGGGCAGGCCGAGGCCACGGAAGCGATCGCCCGCATCCGCGCCGTGCACGACCGGGTATCGGGCACGCTGCCCGACGGCACGCCCTATGACGCCAACGATCCGCACCTGCTCAACTGGGTGCATGTGAGCGAGAGCATCTGCTTTCTCGAAGGCTGGCTGCGCTATGTCGAGCCGGACATGCCGGCGGCCGAACAGGACCGCTATTTCGCCGAGGTCGCGGTGATCGCGCAAATGCTGGGCGCCCGCGACGTGCCGGACAGCCGGGCGACGATCAATGCCTATATCGCGCGGACCCGGCCCGAGCTGCGCTATGACGATCGCACGCGCACGGTGGCGAAACTGTTGCTCGACCAGCCTCCGACCAGCCGCGCCGCCGCGCCGTTCCAGCGCCTGACGCTGCGCGCCGGCGTCGACCTGCTGCCCGGCTGGGCGAAAGCGATGCACGGTTTTCCTCGTACCAGCCTGACGACGCCATTGGTCCGCGCCGGCACGGGCGGGATCGGCCGCACCATCCGCTGGGCCTTTCGTTGAAGGCGCACGCCCAGCCACCCCGTTCGTCCTGAGCCTGTCGAAGGACCGTTCTTCTCTTTCCGGCCCGAGGAAAGAACAGCCCCGGACAAGCGCATCATTATCGAACAGAAAGTACTCCCGCACAGGCGGGAGTCCAGAGCCGCGAGCGCTACGACAAACGCCCTGGGCTCCCGCCTGCGCGGGAGCACGGTTTTCGCCGTCAACCCGCTCGCATCGGCAGCTTCACGACGCCTCCCCTCCACAACCGCCGCCCGCCAACGCGAAAACCCCGACAGCCATATCGGCTACCGGGGTTCGCGCTGCCCGCTGGGCGCGGGCGGCATCCGGCCCGCCACGGGTAAGGGGGTGGCGGCGGGCCGGCAGTACGCGCTTATTAGCGCAGGAGCTGCAGCACGCCCTGCTTCGACTGGTTCGCCTGGGCGAGCATCGCGGTCGAAGCCTGGCTGAGGATCTGCGCCTTGGCGAGGTTGGTCGTCTCGGTCGAGAAGTCCGCATCCTCGATCCGGCTGCGCGCATCGGTCAGGTTGGTGACGTTCGACGTCAGATTGTTCACCGCCGACTGCAGCTGGTTCTGCGAAGCACCCAGGCCGGCGCGCACCGTGGCGACCTGATCGATCGCGTCGTCGAAATTCTGCAACGTCGGAACAGCAGGCGTCGCGGCAGCAGAATCGCCCGTCATGCCGTCGGCGCCGGAAGCCGCCATATCGACTACCGCCGAAAGCTTGTTCGTCGCGGCGGCGTCGTTGCTCAGATCGTCGATCTTCAAGCTAACGGTGTCAGAAGCATTAGCCCCTGCCTGGATCGTCACCGACAGCTGTGTGCCGGCGGTCGCGCCATCGCCCTTGAAAAGAGCCTTGCCGTTGAACTCCGTGTTGGTCACGATCGATCGTATCTGATCGGCCAGGGCGTTCTGCTCGACATAGATGTTCTTCTTATCGTCGGCAGAATAGGTCCCATTTTCCGCCTGCACGGTCAGTTCGCGCATGCGCTGGAGCATGTTGGTGACTTCGTTAAGCGCGCCTTCGGCCGTCTGCGCCATCGAGATGCCGTCGTTCGCGTTGCGGATGCCCTGGTTCATGCCGCGGATCTGCGCGGTCATCGAATTGGCGATAGCGAGGCCGGCGGCATCGTCCTTCGCCGAGTTGATGCGCTTGCCGGTCGACAGGCGCTCCATCGCCGTCGACAATGCCATGTCGGAATTGGCCGAAGCCGTGGTCGCCCGAAGCGCCGCGGTGTTGGTGCCGATAACAGTCATGATACCGTTCCTTCGTGAAGAGGTGGGGATGCCCGGCGGCCAATCACCGCCGGGGATCTGGTCCGGTTAGCGCAGCAGCTGCAGCACGCCCTGCTTCGACTGGTTCGCCTGGGCGAGCATCGCGGTCGAGGCCTGGCTGAGGATCTGCGCCTTGGCGAGGTTGGTCGTCTCGGTCGAGAAGTCCGCATCCTCGATCCGGCTGCGCGCATCGGTCAGGTTGGTGACGTTCGATGTCAGATTGTTCACCGCCGACTGCAGCTGGTTCTGGGCAGCACCAAGGCCTGCGCGGGTCGTGGCGACCTTGTCGATCGCATCATCGAACTTCGTCAGATAGTCATCGGTACCGGCGGTACCTGCATCCGCGGCGGTGACATCGACGGCCAGCGCGGTGGCGACTTCGTCCCCGCCCGTGTTCAGCTGCGCAAAGCTCAGCGTAACCGTATCGCTGGCGTTGGCGCCGGCCTGGATCGTCACATCGGCAGCCGTGGCACCGAACAGCGACTTTCCGTTGAACTCGGTGTTCGACAGGACGCTGGTGATCTGAGTCTTCAGCGCATCCATTTCGCTCTTGATATTGGTGACATCACCGCTGGCATAGGTGCCGTTCTTCGCCTGCACGGTCAGTTCGCGCATGCGCTGGAGCATGTTGGTAACTTCGTTAAGCGCGCCTTCGGCCGTCTGCGCCATCGAGATGCCGTCGTTCGCGTTGCGGATGCCCTGGTTCATGCCGCGGATCTGCGCGGTCATCGAATTGGCGATAGCGAGGCCGGCGGCATCGTCCTTCGCCGAGTTGATGCGCTTGCCGGTCGACAGGCGCTCCATCGCCGTCGACAATGCCATGTCGGAATTGGCCGA is a window encoding:
- a CDS encoding oxygenase MpaB family protein, which translates into the protein MARPAAFPPLTAPLKRALVGQVRALFHDQARGEKPVQRKADGLFGPDSAAWRVHGDVTSMMVGGVAALLLQMLHPGALAGVWDFSDFRQDMLGRLRRTARFIALTTYGGQAEATEAIARIRAVHDRVSGTLPDGTPYDANDPHLLNWVHVSESICFLEGWLRYVEPDMPAAEQDRYFAEVAVIAQMLGARDVPDSRATINAYIARTRPELRYDDRTRTVAKLLLDQPPTSRAAAPFQRLTLRAGVDLLPGWAKAMHGFPRTSLTTPLVRAGTGGIGRTIRWAFR
- a CDS encoding flagellin translates to MTVIGTNTAALRATTASANSDMALSTAMERLSTGKRINSAKDDAAGLAIANSMTAQIRGMNQGIRNANDGISMAQTAEGALNEVTNMLQRMRELTVQAENGTYSADDKKNIYVEQNALADQIRSIVTNTEFNGKALFKGDGATAGTQLSVTIQAGANASDTVSLKIDDLSNDAAATNKLSAVVDMAASGADGMTGDSAAATPAVPTLQNFDDAIDQVATVRAGLGASQNQLQSAVNNLTSNVTNLTDARSRIEDADFSTETTNLAKAQILSQASTAMLAQANQSKQGVLQLLR
- a CDS encoding flagellin translates to MTVIGTNTAALRATTASANSDMALSTAMERLSTGKRINSAKDDAAGLAIANSMTAQIRGMNQGIRNANDGISMAQTAEGALNEVTNMLQRMRELTVQAKNGTYASGDVTNIKSEMDALKTQITSVLSNTEFNGKSLFGATAADVTIQAGANASDTVTLSFAQLNTGGDEVATALAVDVTAADAGTAGTDDYLTKFDDAIDKVATTRAGLGAAQNQLQSAVNNLTSNVTNLTDARSRIEDADFSTETTNLAKAQILSQASTAMLAQANQSKQGVLQLLR